From one Triticum urartu cultivar G1812 chromosome 3, Tu2.1, whole genome shotgun sequence genomic stretch:
- the LOC125544145 gene encoding factor of DNA methylation 1-like isoform X1 → MEPQAVQNRDDLFVWPWMGVLVNVPTERKNGRHVGESGNRLKEKLSCFCPQKVIPLWNYRGHTGNAIVEFGKDWTAFNNALAFENHFESEGYGKLDWKAYKHRRPGMFGWVARADDQKYPGPIGDYLHKNGDLKTIADVENEEARKTNKLVANLASQIEVKRRHVEELECKYNETTTSLDMIMEQKDQLLRAYNEEIHKMQQLARRHSQRIIDENQKLRSELESKMQNLDLRSKQLDELVARSESDRRNLEHEKEKNGVKTKHLKMATLVQQKADENVLKLVEKHKLEKQVALDKIIKLEHQLDAKQKLELEIKQLQGKLEVMKHMPGEEDSESKKRIDELSEELQDKYDEMDAMESLYHTLLIKERKSNDELQDARKKLIDGLQTITTGRANIGIKRMGELDLKSLAIACGRKLSKEDAEVTAAILCSKWEADIKKPEWHPFRVVMVNGKKRELISEDDAKLQTLREEYGEEVYSLVTKALLEVNEYNPRGRYPVPELWNYKEGRKATLKEALQYVLKQWRTHKRKR, encoded by the exons ATGGAGCCTCAAGCTGTTCAGAACAGAGATGACCTGTTCGTTTGGCCCTGGATGGGTGTTTTGGTCAATGTGCCTACTGAACGGAAAAATGGGCGCCATGTTGGAGAAAGTGGAAACCGGCTGAAGGAGAAGCTCTCGTGCTTTTGCCCACAGAAAGTTATCCCTTTGTGGAACTATAGAGGCCACACAGGGAATGCTATTGTTGAGTTTGGAAAAGATTGGACTGCCTTCAATAATGCACTTGCCTTCGAAAATCACTTTGAGTCAGAAGGATATGGCAAATTGGACTGGAAGGCGTACAAGCATCGACGACCGGGGATGTTTGGATGGGTTGCAAGGGCTGATGATCAGAAATATCCAGGGCCGATCGGAGATTATCTGCATAAAAATGGTGATCTGAAAACTATTGCAGATGTTGAGAATGAAGAAGCACGCAAAACAAACAAACTGGTAGCGAATTTAGCTAGCCAGATTGAGGTAAAGCGAAGGCATGTGGAAGAACTTGAATGTAAGTACAATGAGACGACCACCTCACTTGACATGATAATGGAGCAAAAGGATCAGCTGCTCCGGGCATACAATGAAG AAATACATAAGATGCAGCAACTTGCTCGTAGGCATTCACAGAGGATCATTGATGAGAATCAAAAGCTCCGTTCAGAACTTGAGTCCAAGATGCAGAACCTTGACTTAAGATCCAAACAGCTTGATGAGCTAGTTGCGCGTAGTGAATCTGACAGAAGGAACCTTGAGCACGAGAAGGAAAAG AACGGTGTTAAAACAAAGCATCTTAAGATGGCAACATTGGTGCAACAGAAGGCTGATGAAAATGTGCTCAAGCTTGTGGAAAAACACAAG TTAGAGAAACAAGTCGCTCTAGATAAGATTATCAAGTTGGAGCATCAACTGGATGCCAAGCAGAAGCTTGAGTTAGAAATAAAACAGTTGCAGGGTAAATTGGAAGTCATGAAGCATATGCCAGGTGAAGAAGACTCTGAATCGAAGAAAAGAATAGATGAACTTAGTGAGGAGTTACAAGACAAATATGATGAAATGGATGCAATGGAGTCACTCTACCATACTCTGCTTATCAAGGAACGGAAAAGCAATGATGAATTGCAAGATGCTCGGAAGAAGCTGATAGAT GGTTTGCAGACTATTACAACTGGTCGAGCAAATATTGGCATTAAAAGAATGGGCGAACTTGATCTTAAATCACTTGCAATTGCTTGCGGACGTAAATTGTCAAAAGAAGATGCAGAAGTGACTGCTGCCATTCTTTGTTCGAAGTGGGAGGCTGATATCAAAAAACCAGAATGGCACCCTTTTAGGGTTGTCATGGTTAATGGGAAAAAAAGG GAGCTTATCTCTGAAGATGATGCGAAGCTTCAGACCCTAAGAGAAGAGTATGGCGAAGAAGTCTATTCTTTGGTGACAAAGGCGCTGCTTGAAGTTAACGAGTACAACCCCCGTGGCCGCTATCCCGTACCGGAGCTGTGGAACTACAAGGAGGGCCGCAAAGCAACACTGAAAGAGGCCTTGCAGTACGTCCTGAAACAGTGGCGGACACACAAGAGGAAGCGCTGA
- the LOC125544145 gene encoding factor of DNA methylation 1-like isoform X2, whose translation MSTSEPSGGRIRKERACSKSGQNIESLFQQHATGVGSAAYPQGRDEAARQLQLIAMEPQAVQNRDDLFVWPWMGVLVNVPTERKNGRHVGESGNRLKEKLSCFCPQKVIPLWNYRGHTGNAIVEFGKDWTAFNNALAFENHFESEGYGKLDWKAYKHRRPGMFGWVARADDQKYPGPIGDYLHKNGDLKTIADVENEEARKTNKLVANLASQIEVKRRHVEELECKYNETTTSLDMIMEQKDQLLRAYNEEIHKMQQLARRHSQRIIDENQKLRSELESKMQNLDLRSKQLDELVARSESDRRNLEHEKEKNGVKTKHLKMATLVQQKADENVLKLVEKHKLEKQVALDKIIKLEHQLDAKQKLELEIKQLQGKLEVMKHMPGEEDSESKKRIDELSEELQDKYDEMDAMESLYHTLLIKERKSNDELQDARKKLIDGLQTITTGRANIGIKRMGELDLKSLAIACGRKLSKEDAEVTAAILCSKWEADIKKPEWHPFRVVMVNGKKRELISEDDAKLQTLREEYGEEVYSLVTKALLEVNEYNPRGRYPVPELWNYKEGRKATLKEALQYVLKQWRTHKRKR comes from the exons ATGAGCACCAGCGAGCCCTCCGGTGG CAGGATTCGCAAGGAAAGAGCTTGTAGTAAGAGCGGACAGAACATAGAGAGCCTATTTCAGCAGCATGCAACTGGAGTAGGTTCGGCAGCTTATCCGCAGGGGAGAGACGAGGCGGCCCGCCAGTTACAGCTAATAGCTATGGAGCCTCAAGCTGTTCAGAACAGAGATGACCTGTTCGTTTGGCCCTGGATGGGTGTTTTGGTCAATGTGCCTACTGAACGGAAAAATGGGCGCCATGTTGGAGAAAGTGGAAACCGGCTGAAGGAGAAGCTCTCGTGCTTTTGCCCACAGAAAGTTATCCCTTTGTGGAACTATAGAGGCCACACAGGGAATGCTATTGTTGAGTTTGGAAAAGATTGGACTGCCTTCAATAATGCACTTGCCTTCGAAAATCACTTTGAGTCAGAAGGATATGGCAAATTGGACTGGAAGGCGTACAAGCATCGACGACCGGGGATGTTTGGATGGGTTGCAAGGGCTGATGATCAGAAATATCCAGGGCCGATCGGAGATTATCTGCATAAAAATGGTGATCTGAAAACTATTGCAGATGTTGAGAATGAAGAAGCACGCAAAACAAACAAACTGGTAGCGAATTTAGCTAGCCAGATTGAGGTAAAGCGAAGGCATGTGGAAGAACTTGAATGTAAGTACAATGAGACGACCACCTCACTTGACATGATAATGGAGCAAAAGGATCAGCTGCTCCGGGCATACAATGAAG AAATACATAAGATGCAGCAACTTGCTCGTAGGCATTCACAGAGGATCATTGATGAGAATCAAAAGCTCCGTTCAGAACTTGAGTCCAAGATGCAGAACCTTGACTTAAGATCCAAACAGCTTGATGAGCTAGTTGCGCGTAGTGAATCTGACAGAAGGAACCTTGAGCACGAGAAGGAAAAG AACGGTGTTAAAACAAAGCATCTTAAGATGGCAACATTGGTGCAACAGAAGGCTGATGAAAATGTGCTCAAGCTTGTGGAAAAACACAAG TTAGAGAAACAAGTCGCTCTAGATAAGATTATCAAGTTGGAGCATCAACTGGATGCCAAGCAGAAGCTTGAGTTAGAAATAAAACAGTTGCAGGGTAAATTGGAAGTCATGAAGCATATGCCAGGTGAAGAAGACTCTGAATCGAAGAAAAGAATAGATGAACTTAGTGAGGAGTTACAAGACAAATATGATGAAATGGATGCAATGGAGTCACTCTACCATACTCTGCTTATCAAGGAACGGAAAAGCAATGATGAATTGCAAGATGCTCGGAAGAAGCTGATAGAT GGTTTGCAGACTATTACAACTGGTCGAGCAAATATTGGCATTAAAAGAATGGGCGAACTTGATCTTAAATCACTTGCAATTGCTTGCGGACGTAAATTGTCAAAAGAAGATGCAGAAGTGACTGCTGCCATTCTTTGTTCGAAGTGGGAGGCTGATATCAAAAAACCAGAATGGCACCCTTTTAGGGTTGTCATGGTTAATGGGAAAAAAAGG GAGCTTATCTCTGAAGATGATGCGAAGCTTCAGACCCTAAGAGAAGAGTATGGCGAAGAAGTCTATTCTTTGGTGACAAAGGCGCTGCTTGAAGTTAACGAGTACAACCCCCGTGGCCGCTATCCCGTACCGGAGCTGTGGAACTACAAGGAGGGCCGCAAAGCAACACTGAAAGAGGCCTTGCAGTACGTCCTGAAACAGTGGCGGACACACAAGAGGAAGCGCTGA